Proteins encoded within one genomic window of Vanrija pseudolonga chromosome 3, complete sequence:
- the NUT2 gene encoding Mediator of RNA polymerase II transcription subunit 10 gives MSLPSPAPSPYPGAQANGTGNTAAQQPTDQARLRAEIESQLLRLSQDLYEMEVCAGDVSQNMENAVPELLEKVNKGFINLQSMSAQLTDSVPRTIVDHVDRYKNPHQYTKTALSRATGENQYALGRVLGLESFRRQLSDAVTDAFPGIPLPERRHQPLPSSDLANGDDSFDQKPHASNGNGDVVMNELEEKMVEDEHNHIVPHAGPEPTGAEPRDGMDGIGY, from the exons ATGTCCCTCCCGTCACCAGCACCTTCCCCGTACCCCGGCGCGCAGGCCAACGGGACCGGCAACACCGCGGCCCAGCAACCAACCGACCAGGCgcgcctccgcgccgagatcgagagccagctcctccgcctcaGCCAGGACCTGTACGAGATGGAAGTTTGCGCTGGCGATGTCAGCCAGAACATGGAGAACGCCGTGCCGGAATTATT GGAAAAAGTCAACAAGGGGTTCATCAACCTCCAGTCTATGAGCGCGCAGCTCACGGACTCGGTCCCACGGACCATTGTCGA CCACGTCGATCGGTACAAGAACCCGCACCAGTACACCAAGACGGCGCTGAGTCGCGCGACCGGCGAGAACCAGTACGCGCTGGGTCGAGTTCTTGGCTTGGAG TCATTCCGCCGCCAGCTGTCCGACGCCGTCACCGACGCGTTCCCCGGCATTCCTCTGCCCGAACGGCGGCACCAGCCGCTCCCGTCGTCCGacctcgccaacggcgacgacagcttTGACCAGAAGCCGCACGCGTcgaacggcaacggcgacgtggTGATgaacgagctcgaggagaagatggtcgaggacgagcacaaCCACATTGTGCCGCATGCTGGGCCCGAGCCGACGGGCGCAGAGCCCCGCGACGGCATGGACGGCATCGGGTACTAG